Proteins encoded in a region of the Hypomesus transpacificus isolate Combined female chromosome 17, fHypTra1, whole genome shotgun sequence genome:
- the ciita gene encoding MHC class II transactivator isoform X2 codes for MAPFEEVLDWVRLALSCSSHWEIKAFLEALVELQVISRHYSSNLRSSLTPGSSRRQSGAALEWSQPGEEGHLDPLRSRLEPKRKLSVGSYLPQQQDLERGTDRAEGVMENDNWRTGVEKQSQDQGKMEETWMDEQNGTEEMEEVIRRIALPLWQNWETGQRVLLPLLAWMTSDTPTDTPTDRLTVCMTTDKVTHNHKEEEYEEEEQEVRETGTPITHYRMQEINEDLPPSLLLDYGEPFLKDLDTIDIYSLLDSNGDFTDSFLDLLEYQGDGDGNLATAEPPPDGSENKQKQSRRRRRGQGSEDSPEMTVDSLPKCRRREGPGVEAKKKPRSRKTQERTLARESAGKDPPPAGVMDLPTSPHTVLQFSPSIHPSTHSPIQLVPLLGSPMLGHSPPVLSFLLSTSTTPPTYILVPAPSQVTPPQVVPLSPHDGAVAPDHMGSSPRGSRSDCTSTALSPASASPLSPNTGVSQRKGSPSPSSSVMSEFMKDYLQQAKAHMRETCQEMEAGLRLDSHYVDLKLVPKQILSNGSKSPDKDLVVMRNVERNLAWQGSTQMFQNTEESKAKRYVVLLGNSGMGKSTFIKKLSLDWSNGSLPQFDFMFVLDGKALALTEPTYSLQSLLFRLSSSAPHCHAPEAVFARVLSSPKRVLLVFDGFDRSRDYEGLLLSRAEDFQGRSRAQSYSVRQLYSGLLQRRLLAGCSLLLCVRDRGVGSQLLRRADCLLELCGFSSSDTQAYLDLYFPEPGPRAIAVEQLQNHGYLLSLCWNPGLCRAVCLVLEHHRASEPLPSSLTELWSTVLRMRLRNKHTQNGKPAKTGTLTYPVTHSNKDMHTPRKTNRNTRRNTRSHTQIQTLMEEKEVGNCSGEEEEERKERKMEGELLSQMSSSAWEGLKGHSSVLSLDHVVSDRLRRLGLRCGLVHSHSLQASEGDKGERQRGLGPGGDEQREEGNRGRRGTDGITDDHILSWSHSFLRSFLGGAHLTLSRAVSDRSLLLQIVPSQPRGRRRTQGEGLDLAQRFAIGLLFQNKEELQDLLAVDTGVMDVVLVKRTSMKAHLEGLNHGDLSPAHLLEVCHYVHETGDARLARHLVRSLPEVLSFYKVPLHPPDAYVVWNLLKNHGTQRRGFCLGLEDTGIRICGLRALVGLRNISSYRACIADTTALWEELEINGEKELLEEAVTKLVINPFRAGQVCHIDHLAQLVHIHTHGRLPGSQSVSVLAEGIPAVRDLYKLEYEFRVEPGDSLIKLMRHLPSSERVDDKFGPILF; via the exons ATGGCCCCGTTTGAGGAGGTGCTGGACTGGGTCCGGCTGGCTCTGAGCTGCTCTTCTCACTGGGAGATCAAGGCCTTCTTGGAGGCCCTGGTGGAGCTCCAGGTGATCTCCAGGCACTATAGCAGCAACCTGAGGTCCAGCCTGACCCCTGGATCAAGCCGTCGCCAGAGCGGAGCAGCGCTGGAGTGGAGCCAGCCTGGAGAGGAAGGCCATCTCGACCCCCTGCGGAGCAGGCTGGAACCAAAGAGGAAGCTGAGTGTCGGTTCATACCTGCCACAACAGCAGGACCTGGAGAGAGGCACAGACAGGGcggagggagtgatggagaatgacaactggaggactggggtggAGAAGCAAAGCCAGGACcagggaaagatggaggagacGTGGATGGATGAGCAGAATGGgactgaggagatggaggaggttaTTCGGAGGATAGCTCTTCCTCTGTGGCAGAACTGGGAGACAGGCCAGAGGGTCTTACTGCCCCTACTGGCCTGGATGACCTCTGATACCCCTACTGACACCCCCACTGACAGGCTCACTGTCTGTATGACCACAGACAAAGTTACACACAACCACAAGGAGGAGGAatatgaagaggaggagcaagaggttagagagacaggaacaccCATCACCC ATTACAGGATGCAGGAAATAAATGAGgaccttcctccatccctcttgcTGGACTATGGGGAGCCATTTTTGAAAG ACCTGGACACCATTGACATCTATTCACTTCTTGACAGCAATGGTGACTTCACTG ACTCCTTCCTGGACCTTTTGGAGTACCAGGGCGATG GTGATGGGAACTTGGCAACCGCCGAACCCCCACCCGATGGATCAGAGAATAAACAGAAAcagagcagaagaagaagaaggg GCCAAGGCTCTGAAGACAGTCCAGAGATGACAGTAGACTCACTCCCAAAATGTAGGAGAAGAGAAG GTCCTGGCGTGGAGGCCAAGAAGAAGCCAAGGAGCAGGAAGACACAGGAACGCACACTTGCCAGGG AGAGCGCTGGTAAGGACCCTCCCCCAGCTGGAGTCATGgatctccctacctctcctcaCACGGTTCTTCAGTtcagtccatccatccatccttcgaCCCACTCCCCCATCCAACTGGTTCCCCTCCTTGGGTCCCCTATGTTGGGTCACTCTCCTCCCGTCCTCAGCTTCCTACTCTCCACAtccaccaccccacccacaTACATACTGG TCCCTGCTCCCTCACAAGTGACCCCGCCCCAAgtcgtccctctctccccac ATGATGGTGCAGTAGCTCCAGACCACATGGGATCGTCACCTCGAGGCTCTCGTTCAGACTGCACAAGCACAGCCTTGAGTCccgcctctgcctcccccctgtcccctaACACAG GTGTGTCTCAACGCAAGGGAAGTCcatccccttcatcctctgtgATGTCTG aGTTTATGAAGGACTACCTACAGCAAGCCAAAGCTCACATGAGGGAAACTTGTCAG GAGATGGAGGCGGGCCTTCGTCTGGACTCCCACTATGTGGACTTGAAATTGGTCCCGAAGCAGATCCTGAGTAATGGCAGCAAATCCCCAGACAAGGACCTGGTTGTCATGAGAAATGTGGAGCGGAACCTTGCCTGGCAGGGGAGTACTCAG ATGTTCCAGAACACAGAGGAATCCAAAGCCAAGCGTTATGTTGTGTTGCTAGGCAACTCTGGCATGGGCAAGAGCACCTTCATCAAGAAGCTTAGCCTGGATTGGTCCAACGGATCCTTGCCTCAGTTTGACTTCATGTTCGTATTGGACGGGAAGGCTCTGGCGCTGACAGAGCCGACCTACAGCCTGCAGTCCCTCCTCTTCCGCCtgtcctcctccgcccctcacTGCCACGCCCCCGAGGCTGTCTTCGCTCGGGTCCTCTCTTCGCCGAAGCGCGTGCTGCTGGTCTTTGACGGCTTTGACAGGTCCAGGGACTACGAGGGTCTGCTGCTGTCGCGAGCTGAGGACTTCCAGGGCAGGAGCAGGGCGCAGAGCTACAGCGTGAGGCAGCTGTACTCAGGGCTGCTCCAGAGGAGGCTGCTGGCCGGCTGctccctgctcctctgtgtCCGGGACCGTGGGGTGGGCAGCCAGCTGCTACGTCGGGCCGACTGCCTCCTGGAGCTCTGTggcttctcctcctctgacacCCAGGCCTACCTGGACCTGTACTTCCCTGAACCAGGCCCACGGGCCATCGCTGTGGAGCAGCTGCAGAACCACGGGTACCTCCTCAGCCTCTGCTGGAACCCAGGGCTCTGCAGGGCCGTGTGTCTGGTTCTGGAACACCATCGCGCGTCAGAACCACTACCTTCCTCCCTCACGGAGCTGTGGAGCACAGTGCTCCGGATGAGGCtgaggaacaaacacacacagaacggcAAGCCAGCAAAAACAGGAACTCTCACTTACCCAGTCACCCATAGCAACAAAGACATGCATACCCCCAGAAAGACTAACAGGAACACTCGCAgaaacacacgctctcacacccAAATCCAAACCCTGATGGAGGAAAAGGAAGTAGGGAATTGCTccggagaagaggaagaggagaggaaggagagaaaaatggaggGGGAGCTTCTGTCCCAAATGAGCTCATCAGCCTGGGAGGGGCTTAAAGGtcactcctctgtcctctctctggatCATGTCGTCTCTGACAGACTCCGAAGGCTTGGACTAAGATGTGGACTAGtccactctcactctctgcAGGCGAGTGAAGGGgataaaggagagagacagagaggtctaGGGCCAGGAGGGGATGAGCAACGAGAGGAGGggaacagagggagaagaggcaCTGATGGCATCACTGATGACCACATCCTGTCCTGGTCCCACTCTTTCCTGCGCAGCTTCCTGGGCGGGGCTCACTTGACCCTCTCCAGGGCAGTGTCCGACCGCAGCTTACTGTTACAGATAGTCCCCTCACAGCCAAGGGGGCGGAGACGgacacagggggaggggctagaCCTGGCACAACGGTTTGCCATCGGTCTGCTGTTCCAAAACAAGGAGGAATTGCAGGACCTGCTTGCTGTGGATACAGGGGTCATGGATGTCGTGCTTGTCAAAAGGACCTCTATGAAGGCGCACCTGGAGGGACTTAACCATGGTGACCTGAGCCCCGCCCACCTCCTGGAAGTATGTCACTACGTGCATGAGACTGGGGACGCACGGCTGGCCAGACACCTGGTGAGGAGCCTCCCTGAGGTCCTGTCCTTCTACAAGGTTCCGCTGCACCCTCCCGACGCCTACGTAGTGTGGAACCTGCTGAAGAACCACGGTACTCAAAGGAGAGGGTTTTGTCTGGGGCTGGAGGACACAGGAATCAGGATCTGTGGACTCCGAGCTCTGGTGGGCCTCCGTAACATCAGTTCCTACAG GGCCTGCATCGCTGACACCACAGCTCtgtgggaggagctggagatCAATGGGGAGAAGGAGCTTTTAGAAGAGGCTGTGACCAAACTTGTCATCAACCCTTTCAGAGCTGGGCAGGTGTGCCACATTGACCATCTGGCCCAACTggtccatatacacacacatgggagACTACCTGGGAG CCAATCAGTGTCCGTCTTGGCGGAGGGAATACCAGCCGTCAGAGACCTCTACAAGCTGGAGTATGA ATTTAGGGTGGAGCCTGGTGATAGTCTCATCAAATTGATGAGACACCTGCCCAGCTCTGAAAGGGTTGATGACAAGTTTGGTCCCATCCTCTTCTAA
- the ciita gene encoding MHC class II transactivator isoform X1 has product MAPFEEVLDWVRLALSCSSHWEIKAFLEALVELQVISRHYSSNLRSSLTPGSSRRQSGAALEWSQPGEEGHLDPLRSRLEPKRKLSVGSYLPQQQDLERGTDRAEGVMENDNWRTGVEKQSQDQGKMEETWMDEQNGTEEMEEVIRRIALPLWQNWETGQRVLLPLLAWMTSDTPTDTPTDRLTVCMTTDKVTHNHKEEEYEEEEQEVRETGTPITHYRMQEINEDLPPSLLLDYGEPFLKDLDTIDIYSLLDSNGDFTDSFLDLLEYQGDGDGNLATAEPPPDGSENKQKQSRRRRRGQGSEDSPEMTVDSLPKCRRREGPGVEAKKKPRSRKTQERTLARESAGKDPPPAGVMDLPTSPHTVLQFSPSIHPSTHSPIQLVPLLGSPMLGHSPPVLSFLLSTSTTPPTYILVPAPSQVTPPQVVPLSPHDGAVAPDHMGSSPRGSRSDCTSTALSPASASPLSPNTGVSQRKGSPSPSSSVMSEFMKDYLQQAKAHMRETCQEMEAGLRLDSHYVDLKLVPKQILSNGSKSPDKDLVVMRNVERNLAWQGSTQMFQNTEESKAKRYVVLLGNSGMGKSTFIKKLSLDWSNGSLPQFDFMFVLDGKALALTEPTYSLQSLLFRLSSSAPHCHAPEAVFARVLSSPKRVLLVFDGFDRSRDYEGLLLSRAEDFQGRSRAQSYSVRQLYSGLLQRRLLAGCSLLLCVRDRGVGSQLLRRADCLLELCGFSSSDTQAYLDLYFPEPGPRAIAVEQLQNHGYLLSLCWNPGLCRAVCLVLEHHRASEPLPSSLTELWSTVLRMRLRNKHTQNGKPAKTGTLTYPVTHSNKDMHTPRKTNRNTRRNTRSHTQIQTLMEEKEVGNCSGEEEEERKERKMEGELLSQMSSSAWEGLKGHSSVLSLDHVVSDRLRRLGLRCGLVHSHSLQASEGDKGERQRGLGPGGDEQREEGNRGRRGTDGITDDHILSWSHSFLRSFLGGAHLTLSRAVSDRSLLLQIVPSQPRGRRRTQGEGLDLAQRFAIGLLFQNKEELQDLLAVDTGVMDVVLVKRTSMKAHLEGLNHGDLSPAHLLEVCHYVHETGDARLARHLVRSLPEVLSFYKVPLHPPDAYVVWNLLKNHGTQRRGFCLGLEDTGIRICGLRALVGLRNISSYRACIADTTALWEELEINGEKELLEEAVTKLVINPFRAGQVCHIDHLAQLVHIHTHGRLPGSQSVSVLAEGIPAVRDLYKLEYDLGPVYGPLALPKLLEVLPALHSLEHLDLENSMMGDTGAEDLAKIITSLSSLQILNLSQNCIGDQGAESLAASLCTLPSLHCLSLYHNVISDDGAQSLAAVLHQMASLTDLDVKYNKFTDVGAQHLACSLRKCPWMKSLGMWNEYIPYREFERLQERDSRIHSL; this is encoded by the exons ATGGCCCCGTTTGAGGAGGTGCTGGACTGGGTCCGGCTGGCTCTGAGCTGCTCTTCTCACTGGGAGATCAAGGCCTTCTTGGAGGCCCTGGTGGAGCTCCAGGTGATCTCCAGGCACTATAGCAGCAACCTGAGGTCCAGCCTGACCCCTGGATCAAGCCGTCGCCAGAGCGGAGCAGCGCTGGAGTGGAGCCAGCCTGGAGAGGAAGGCCATCTCGACCCCCTGCGGAGCAGGCTGGAACCAAAGAGGAAGCTGAGTGTCGGTTCATACCTGCCACAACAGCAGGACCTGGAGAGAGGCACAGACAGGGcggagggagtgatggagaatgacaactggaggactggggtggAGAAGCAAAGCCAGGACcagggaaagatggaggagacGTGGATGGATGAGCAGAATGGgactgaggagatggaggaggttaTTCGGAGGATAGCTCTTCCTCTGTGGCAGAACTGGGAGACAGGCCAGAGGGTCTTACTGCCCCTACTGGCCTGGATGACCTCTGATACCCCTACTGACACCCCCACTGACAGGCTCACTGTCTGTATGACCACAGACAAAGTTACACACAACCACAAGGAGGAGGAatatgaagaggaggagcaagaggttagagagacaggaacaccCATCACCC ATTACAGGATGCAGGAAATAAATGAGgaccttcctccatccctcttgcTGGACTATGGGGAGCCATTTTTGAAAG ACCTGGACACCATTGACATCTATTCACTTCTTGACAGCAATGGTGACTTCACTG ACTCCTTCCTGGACCTTTTGGAGTACCAGGGCGATG GTGATGGGAACTTGGCAACCGCCGAACCCCCACCCGATGGATCAGAGAATAAACAGAAAcagagcagaagaagaagaaggg GCCAAGGCTCTGAAGACAGTCCAGAGATGACAGTAGACTCACTCCCAAAATGTAGGAGAAGAGAAG GTCCTGGCGTGGAGGCCAAGAAGAAGCCAAGGAGCAGGAAGACACAGGAACGCACACTTGCCAGGG AGAGCGCTGGTAAGGACCCTCCCCCAGCTGGAGTCATGgatctccctacctctcctcaCACGGTTCTTCAGTtcagtccatccatccatccttcgaCCCACTCCCCCATCCAACTGGTTCCCCTCCTTGGGTCCCCTATGTTGGGTCACTCTCCTCCCGTCCTCAGCTTCCTACTCTCCACAtccaccaccccacccacaTACATACTGG TCCCTGCTCCCTCACAAGTGACCCCGCCCCAAgtcgtccctctctccccac ATGATGGTGCAGTAGCTCCAGACCACATGGGATCGTCACCTCGAGGCTCTCGTTCAGACTGCACAAGCACAGCCTTGAGTCccgcctctgcctcccccctgtcccctaACACAG GTGTGTCTCAACGCAAGGGAAGTCcatccccttcatcctctgtgATGTCTG aGTTTATGAAGGACTACCTACAGCAAGCCAAAGCTCACATGAGGGAAACTTGTCAG GAGATGGAGGCGGGCCTTCGTCTGGACTCCCACTATGTGGACTTGAAATTGGTCCCGAAGCAGATCCTGAGTAATGGCAGCAAATCCCCAGACAAGGACCTGGTTGTCATGAGAAATGTGGAGCGGAACCTTGCCTGGCAGGGGAGTACTCAG ATGTTCCAGAACACAGAGGAATCCAAAGCCAAGCGTTATGTTGTGTTGCTAGGCAACTCTGGCATGGGCAAGAGCACCTTCATCAAGAAGCTTAGCCTGGATTGGTCCAACGGATCCTTGCCTCAGTTTGACTTCATGTTCGTATTGGACGGGAAGGCTCTGGCGCTGACAGAGCCGACCTACAGCCTGCAGTCCCTCCTCTTCCGCCtgtcctcctccgcccctcacTGCCACGCCCCCGAGGCTGTCTTCGCTCGGGTCCTCTCTTCGCCGAAGCGCGTGCTGCTGGTCTTTGACGGCTTTGACAGGTCCAGGGACTACGAGGGTCTGCTGCTGTCGCGAGCTGAGGACTTCCAGGGCAGGAGCAGGGCGCAGAGCTACAGCGTGAGGCAGCTGTACTCAGGGCTGCTCCAGAGGAGGCTGCTGGCCGGCTGctccctgctcctctgtgtCCGGGACCGTGGGGTGGGCAGCCAGCTGCTACGTCGGGCCGACTGCCTCCTGGAGCTCTGTggcttctcctcctctgacacCCAGGCCTACCTGGACCTGTACTTCCCTGAACCAGGCCCACGGGCCATCGCTGTGGAGCAGCTGCAGAACCACGGGTACCTCCTCAGCCTCTGCTGGAACCCAGGGCTCTGCAGGGCCGTGTGTCTGGTTCTGGAACACCATCGCGCGTCAGAACCACTACCTTCCTCCCTCACGGAGCTGTGGAGCACAGTGCTCCGGATGAGGCtgaggaacaaacacacacagaacggcAAGCCAGCAAAAACAGGAACTCTCACTTACCCAGTCACCCATAGCAACAAAGACATGCATACCCCCAGAAAGACTAACAGGAACACTCGCAgaaacacacgctctcacacccAAATCCAAACCCTGATGGAGGAAAAGGAAGTAGGGAATTGCTccggagaagaggaagaggagaggaaggagagaaaaatggaggGGGAGCTTCTGTCCCAAATGAGCTCATCAGCCTGGGAGGGGCTTAAAGGtcactcctctgtcctctctctggatCATGTCGTCTCTGACAGACTCCGAAGGCTTGGACTAAGATGTGGACTAGtccactctcactctctgcAGGCGAGTGAAGGGgataaaggagagagacagagaggtctaGGGCCAGGAGGGGATGAGCAACGAGAGGAGGggaacagagggagaagaggcaCTGATGGCATCACTGATGACCACATCCTGTCCTGGTCCCACTCTTTCCTGCGCAGCTTCCTGGGCGGGGCTCACTTGACCCTCTCCAGGGCAGTGTCCGACCGCAGCTTACTGTTACAGATAGTCCCCTCACAGCCAAGGGGGCGGAGACGgacacagggggaggggctagaCCTGGCACAACGGTTTGCCATCGGTCTGCTGTTCCAAAACAAGGAGGAATTGCAGGACCTGCTTGCTGTGGATACAGGGGTCATGGATGTCGTGCTTGTCAAAAGGACCTCTATGAAGGCGCACCTGGAGGGACTTAACCATGGTGACCTGAGCCCCGCCCACCTCCTGGAAGTATGTCACTACGTGCATGAGACTGGGGACGCACGGCTGGCCAGACACCTGGTGAGGAGCCTCCCTGAGGTCCTGTCCTTCTACAAGGTTCCGCTGCACCCTCCCGACGCCTACGTAGTGTGGAACCTGCTGAAGAACCACGGTACTCAAAGGAGAGGGTTTTGTCTGGGGCTGGAGGACACAGGAATCAGGATCTGTGGACTCCGAGCTCTGGTGGGCCTCCGTAACATCAGTTCCTACAG GGCCTGCATCGCTGACACCACAGCTCtgtgggaggagctggagatCAATGGGGAGAAGGAGCTTTTAGAAGAGGCTGTGACCAAACTTGTCATCAACCCTTTCAGAGCTGGGCAGGTGTGCCACATTGACCATCTGGCCCAACTggtccatatacacacacatgggagACTACCTGGGAG CCAATCAGTGTCCGTCTTGGCGGAGGGAATACCAGCCGTCAGAGACCTCTACAAGCTGGAGTATGA ccTGGGTCCGGTGTacggccccctggccctccctaAGCTCCTGGAGGTCCTGCCTGCTCTCCACAGTCTGGAGCACCTGGA TCTCGAGAACAGTATGATGGGGGACACAGGAGCAGAAGACTTGGCTAAGATCATTACATCCTTATCTTCCTTACAGATACTCAA TCTCTCTCAGAACTGTATAGGAGACCAGGGAGCAGAGAGCCTGGCAGCCTCCCTGTgcaccctgccctccctgcaCTGTCTCAG CCTGTACCATAACGTGATCTCTGATGATGGGGCACAGAGTCTGGCTGCAGTCCTTCATCAGATGGCCTCCCTCACAGACCTAGA TGTGAAGTATAACAAGTTCACTGACGTGGGAGCGCAGCACTTGGCCTGCAGCCTGAGGAAGTGTCCTTGGATGAAGAGTCTGGG tatGTGGAACGAATATATTCCATACCGGGAGTTTGAACGTCTGCAAGAGCGAGACTCCAGGATCCATTCACTGTAG